aatagaacaaccattattctccgatttaaatgaataaccgtctcgcatcaaacaagatccagatataatgttcatgctcaacgctggcaccaaataacaattatttaggtctaatactaatcccgaaggtagatgtagaggtagcgtgccgaccgcgatcacatcgactttggaaccatttcccacgcgcatcgttacctcgtccttagccaatcttcacttaatccgtagtccctgtttcgagttgcaaatgttagcaacagaaccagtatcaaatacccaggcgctactgcgagcattagtaaggtacacatcaataacatgtatatcacatatacctttgttcaccttgccatccttcttatcagccaaatacttggggcagttccgcttccagtgaccagtctgcttgcagtagaagcactcagtttcaggcttaggtccagatttgggtttcttctcttgagcagcaacttgcttgctgttctttttgaagttccccttcttcttccctttgccctttttcttgaaactagtggtcttgttgaccatcaacacttgatgctccttcttgatttctacctctgcagctttcagcattgcgaagagctcgggaatagtcttattcatcccttgcatattatagttcatcacgaagctcttgtagctaggtggcagtgattggagaattctggcaatgacgcaatcatctggaagattaactcccaattgaatcaagtgattattatacccagacattttgagtatatgctcactgatagaactgttctcctccatcttgcagctatagaacttattggagatttcatatctctcaatccgggcattttcttgaaatattaacttcaactcctggaacatctcatatgctccatcacgttcaaaacgtcgttgaagtctcgattctaagccataaagcatggcacactgaactatcgagtagtcatcagctttgctctgctagacgttcataacatctggtgttgctccagcagcaggcctggcacccagcggtgcttccaggacataattcttctgtgcagcaatgaggataatcctcaagttacggacccagtccgtgtaattgctaccatcatctttcaactttgctttctcaaggaacgcattaaaattcaacggaacaacagcactggccatctatctacaatcaaacataaacaagcaagatactatcaggtactaagttcatgataaatttaagttcaattaatcatattactaaagaactcccacttagatagacatccctctaatcctctaagtgattacgtgatccaaatcaactaaaccatgtccgatcatcacgtgagatggagtagtttcattggtgaacatcactatgttgatcatcggtatccaatacctagttcaatctcgttaccggcaagtctctttactcgttccgtaatacatcatctcacaactaacatattagttgtaatgcttgcaaggcttatgtgatgtgcattaccgagagggcccagagatacctctccgacaatcggagtgacaaatcctaatctcaaaatacgccaacccaacatttacctttggagacacctgtagagctcctttataatcacccagttacgttgtgacgtttggtagcacgcaaagtgttcctccggcaaacgggagttgcataatctcatagtcataggaacatgtataagtcatgaagaaagcaatagcaacatactaaacgatctggtgctaagctaatggaatgggtcatgtcaatcacatcattctcctaataatgtgatcccgttaatcaaatgacaacacatgtctatggttaggaaacataaccatctttgattaacgagctagtcaagtagaggcatactagtgacgtttagtttggctatgtattcacacaagtattatgtttccggataatacaattctagcatgaataataaacatttatcatgatataaggaaataaaataataacattattattgcctctagggcatatttccttcaagtggatcactggacatcggtcaaaattatccttagaagactaaggagatatttctcggttatggaggtgataaagagtttgtcgtaaagagttgcaTCGATGCAATCTTTTACACCGGTCcggatgactccgagtctcaatctagatacatatcgaaagtgggagcaattagctagagtagctccatgcagagcattgtagacatagaaaatttgcaaaatacataaggctctgaatgtgacagacccattgactaaagctTCTCTcataggcaaaacatgatcacaccttagtactctttgggtgttaatcacatagcgatctgaactagattattgactctagtaaaacccttttggtattagtcacatggcaatgtgaactaatcacataaagatgtgtactattggtgttaaatcacatgacaatgtgaactagattattgactctagtgcaagtgggagactgaacgaaatatgccctagaggcaataataaagttgttatttatatttccttatatcatgataaatgtttattattcatgctagaattgtattaaccggaaacttgatacatgtgtggatacataggcaaaacaaagtgtccctagtatgcctctacttgattagctcgttaatcaaagatggttaagtttcctaaccatatacatgtgtttttATTTGAggaacagggtcacatcattagagaattatgtgatggacaagacccatccgttagcttagcataatgatcgtttagtttttctgctattgctttcttcatgacttatacatgttccttagactatgagattatgcaactcccgaataccggaggaacaccttgtgtgctatcaaacgtcacaacgtaattgggtgattataaagatgctctacaggtgtctccgatggtgtttgttgagttggcatagatcgagattaggatttgtcactctgtgtatcggagaggtatctttgggccctctcggtaatgcacatcactatgagccttgcaagcaatgtgactaatgagttggttacggtatgatgcattacggaacgagtaaagagacttgccaataacgagattgaactaggtatgatgataccgacgatcgaatctcgggcaagtaacataccgatgacaaagggaataacgtatattgttatgcggtttgaccgataaagatcttcgtagaatatgtaagagccaatatgagcatccatgttccgctattggttattgaacggagatgtgtctcggtcatgtctacatagttctcgaacccatagggtccggacgcttaatgttcgatgacgatttatattatgagttatgtgatttgatgaccgaagtttgttcggagtgccagatgagatcacgaacatgacgaggagtctcaaaatggtcgagaggtaaagatcgatatattggaaggctgtattcggacattggaaaggttctgagtgattcaggtaattttcggagtaccggagagttacgggaattcgctgggggaagttaatgggccttattgggtttTAGTGGAGATAGGGAAGAAGGGCCatgaggtggcgcgcgcctccccctgcccaaaccgaattggacaaggggtgggagcacggcccccctttccttctccctctccctcctttccttctttcctactccgaaaaggaaagggaatcctactaggacttgagagtcctagtaggactccctacacttggcgtgcccctaggagggccgccgacctctcttcctccctcctttatatacgtggataGGGGgtaccccaaaggcactccaagatttgtcttagccgtgtgcggtgcccccctccacagttacacaccttggtcatatcgtcgtagtgcttaggcgaagccctgtgccggtaacttcatcatcaccgtcgccacgccgtcatgctgatggaactctctctcgtcctcaattggatcaagagatcgatggacgtcatcgagatgaacgtgtgctgaacgcgaaggtgccgtatgttcggtgcttagatcggttggatcgcgaagacgttcgactacatcaaccgcgttactaaatgcttccgctttcggtctacgaggatacgtggacacactctcccctctcgttgctatgcatctcctagatagatcttgcgtgatcgtagaattgtttttgaaatactgcgttccccaacacatgcaTCAACAATCCTATCCCGGTGTACTGTTCTCGTCCCCTTGACCGAACCCTTGAAGTTTAACTTGATCCACCTAGTGTACAACCGGACACTCTCCTGTGAAGTGTCAGGGTTTCGAATGAAAATCGTCGCCTTTCACACACAACTCATTTATTAAAATCATTTCAACTTcaaactttttatatgattactaCACACCATCCAAAGCCCCATGCTCAAATTTGAGCACTTTTTGAGTTGGTCTACTATTTTCAAGGCATTAACTTATTTTTTGATCACTAGAAAAAGCAGAACGCTCTTCGGTAGGAAATAGCGAGGAAACGAGCTTCAAAAGAGATGAAACTTGGCATTATGTCTTAATTGGACCCATGTGggtgtggtaaaaatttgagagTGTTGCGGCAAAAAATTGATCCACCTCGTGTGCAATGCTCCACTTTCTTCtccatttcctcttggatgctcatcatcatcatcatcatgcacTCTTCATCCGACAAATTCGGTTAATCGACAAACTCTTTTTGAATACATTCATCAAACTCATTGTTCTGAAACTCCCGTCTGACGAATCCATTCTTTTACCTACAAAAGAATAAAATAACAGTCTGGACATTTTCTCGAACACATAGAGGGCAAGGTGTATGACTGGAGGAGTAGGACGTATTGCATCTGCATCCGAGCCGATGACCGTGTCAGGGGCAGGGAGGATGACATGAGTGGTTTTGTGCCGGTGATGGCGGCCCTGTGGGGTCGGGAGGACGACAGAGCTAGTGGAGGAGAGGCGCGGACGAGGCAGAAGAGAGGAAACGAAGAGGGTAGGCCGGACTAGGTTAGGAACAATTTGAAGGGCTTTTGGCATGATTCGTCTTGGCGGACGCGTTCGGCGTGCCAGGGCTTTCTCATTTTCATCCCAGATATGGGCTGGGTTTGAGAGGTGTAGGACAACCCAAACGTATCGGACCGGTTTAAAGGGGGACAATTGGGTCACATTTTCAAGATCGGTCACTGATCAAGCCATCCGCCCCGAACGTATAGAGGTGATTTGAGGGGTCCGTCTCCAGATGCTCTAAGGTAGGGAGAGAGAAACTCCATGTACTACTAGGCAAACTTCTTCTGAAAAAAACATACTTCCTCTATTCCATAATATAGTGTGTATACATATTTTGAGAAGTCACACTTTacaaactttgactaagtttatagaataAACTATTTATCTACAATATAcaaaatatataaaatataaaacTACGTCTTATGATGAATATACTTGTATATGTTTGGCATGCTAGATGTAAATATTTTTCACCAATAATTTGATTAAAGCTGACGAGGTCTGATTTTTAAAAAGATTATACTCCTTAaccagtgatctaaacgctcttatagggAGCAAGTGAGTATTAGGCCCCACGTGCGAACtaatctgtggttggatggttagagggacagtggtattctagcccaccaaggttcaagttctgttgctcgcattattcctggatttattttaagaTTTTAAGTGATACGCTTTCAATGGGAAGAAACGAGTCGCCTACGataacttcgtaaatctcaagatgatatgtaggCCCAGTCTCTTGAATGTGTTCATAGAAATAGAGTGTGTGGATATACGTTTATAAGGGTGAGTATATACGCATATATATGAGCGCTTACGTCTGTATTGCGTTTAGAGAAGGAAAAAATGTCCACGTTCAGTTGACCTGAGTCTTCTACACTCACCTGCTGCTGCCACCTTCGTCACCACCACCCGCAAACGGCGCATCATTCCCGCGCCTTCCTTCCCCAAACCCTAACCCGGACAGCCACACAGCGCGATGCCCTTATCCTCCTCTTCCCGCCGTCGCCGAGGCGGGCGCGGCGGACGACGCGGCCGTAATGCGCCGACGGCGCCGGCGGCCGCGGATGAGACGGAGACGAGGAACTGGGCGGAGCTGCCGCTGGACGCGATCTCGGccatcctccacaagctcgaccacGTCGACATCCTGATGGGGGCGGGCCAGTTGTGCCGCTCCTGGCGCGGCGCCGCTCGCGACGAGCCCGAGCTGTGGCGCCGCATCAACATGCTAGGCCACGCCGACCTCGAGCACGAGCTCAACTTCCCCGGGATGGCGCAGGCCGCCGTCCGCCGCAGCGCGGGGAGGTGCGAGGCGTTCTGGTGCGAGTACGCCGCCGACCACGACTTCCTCCTCTACCTCGCCGACCAGTGAGATTTTGAATCCCccaatcccctcccctcccctgatTTTAGGGGCTTTCGTTTTGATTTTATTTGTTCCGCATTGGCTGCACGTTCTGTTTTCGTCGCTATTCCCTGCAATGTATGTGTGCCTTTGGGTCACGAGTATTGTCTGCCGAAATTTTCGGTACAAATTTCTGTCCGTAGGAATCATGCAATTTTATTGTGAAATGGGAGTGAGGTTAGTGTAAACTAGCAACAGAATGCTTGCAATGTGCAACAATCTTTGTTAAGATAGCTTCCTAGTGTCTGTACTGAAGAGTGAAGATACGGTGTGCATAGATCTGATGCTGGTTGGTGATGATACAGCTGTACACGAGGTGCTCACATGgggattttttatatataaaagagAATTTCATCTCCGATTGCTAACATTAGAAACCATAGGTTCTTCGGATTACAGCGAATTTAAGTAGCAAAAGGTAAAATGCAACAGTTCCATGCACATGAACCTATTCCTCTGTGCCAGCACCAATCCCGTATTGAATGGAATGCTGAGTTGCCATCGAACGAAATGTTGATGTTGTGTTGACAGCCTATGCATTGGTCTTATACAATTGGGAAGGCTTTTTTGGTTTGGTTCGAAACAGAACACAGTTGCCAGTTAACTTTTCAGGGCTTCTGGGCAGTTTCTAGGGAAGCAGTCAATTTGGCAATCATTTTAGTTCTGTTGATTCTTAAACAGAACGAACTCAGTTGAGTTCATACGCTAGAGTGCAGAATTTTTCCTAATATGCAACCTGCTGTTACAGGCGTCGACAAGTTCGCATCCCTGAAATGTTCACTGTCCCTTAAATCTAACAATTGATTCTGAAAGTTTCCAATCAGGATGATTCTGACACCGCCTCAAGTTTTATTCTGCTGAATTTCTCTTATCCCAACATTTAGCCACCCGCAGGTGATTGATGTACCCCGCAACACACACATGAACCCATTCCTCTGTGTCCACCTCTCATTTATAAGGAATGTTGAGTTTTACATCCAACCAAAACATTGATGTTGTGTCGTCAGCCTATGCATGGTCTGGCATTGAACTCAGCCGGGTTCTTCACATCTTCGTTTCTTAATGCGGTGTGGGAGGCTTCTTTGGATTGGTTTGAGAAAAAAATCATTTGGAAGTCAGCTTTTCAGGCTTCTGGCCATTTCCTGGTGTAACTGTCGAATTGGCAATAATTTGAGTTAAATGATATGGTTAAACAGAACAAACTCAGCTGAGTACATGTGCCAGAGTGCAGAATTTATCCTTATATGCAATCTGCAATTGCAGGCATCGACAAGTTAGCATCCCTGAAATTTTCTCTGTTAAACCTAGCAATTAATCATTAATTGAATTGTACTAAATCCCTCTAAATTGTGTACCTATGATGCTATGCAATTATCTGAATTTATGAAATGTTCTATGCATGGACTGCGATTGGAGCCATGCAAGTCTTCCAAAACATTCACTCTAGCTGCCTATTTTATACAGCATGCTTATGCCTTTCCACACACACGGCATATTTATCGGTTATTGAGATCCAAGTGTTGTATTTGCAGGGCACCATCTCTTAAGAGCCTTCGCCTCATTTCttgctatgatgttttcgatgatgGACTCACTGAGGCGATAATGAAGTTCCCTTTGCTTCAGGAGCTCGAGCTTTCAGTGTGTCCAAATGTGGATGACAGTGGTGTCTTTGGGGTTATCGGTAAAGCATGCCCACAGCTGAAACGCTTCAGACTGTGTAAGGATGTGTTCTTTGATTATGAAGCCAGTGAGCAGGAAAAGGACGAGGAAGCCCTGGGGATTGCGACTATGCACGAGCTACGCTCTTTGCAGCTGTTTGGCAATAGCCTCACCAACAAAGGGCTGACAGCCATCCTGGACAATTGCCGACACCTGGAGTCCCTTGACATCCGCCACTGTTTCAACGTCACCATGGACGATGCCCTGCGTGCAAAGTGTGCCAGGATAAGCACACTGAGGCTTCCGAATGACTCAACCGATGACTACGACTTCATTGTGAAGAGCCCTATTTGGAGGAATTCAGAGTCCTTTCTGGGTGATTATGTGGGATCTGATTCTGACTACGAGCTTGGCTCGGATGATTACGACGACTACTGCGATCCTTCCCGCTACCTTGATGGTGTGTATGAGGACGAGCTTAATGATGAAGCGAGGATGCTTCTCAGGGGCATGCGTATGCTTATGAAGTGAGCTCCATCGCGATGTTGCGATCAAAGTGGCCGGATGTTCCTCATTTCTTTTGCCAAAGTATCTGCACTACGCTAGGCATGGTCTGTACTTTGCCGCTTCTGTCAGTGCCGTGGATCCGCTTCTGCGTTGACTTGCCCTAGAATATCGTAGGCTCCGTTTCGTGCTTTGTCCAGCCATCTTACTAGTTGCTAGTAAAACATGTGGTTTGTTGGGAGTCCTTTACCTTCTCAGTTTAGTTGAAGTCGCTGTGAAATATGCTCTGTAGTAAGCACTGGTTTGCTTAGTTGTAAAGAACTCAATATGTTGATCGGTGCCTGTGCCTGTGCCTGTGGTGCATACCACCCACGTTGCAGTTTCAGGACCTCGTAACTCTGTCAGGTGATTTTGGTCATCGCTCCGGTGACGTTTGCTGCAGCTCTTGTCGCCGGAGGTTGGAGCTTCCCagttcttcaatattaatcaactgTGAAATGAGACTTCCGGGGAATTAAAAGGGCACGCATGGCCCGTGTGCATCGACCAACTTTCACAGTTTTTCTTTGATTGACAGGGGTTAGCTGCATTTTTTTAAAATCTTTCTTCCCTGAATTTATTTGTCTCCCGTTTCGATCAGTTGAGATGGCATATACTCTTCATGGAGGGAGTAGAAGGTAAATCCTGGGTTCCATGTATAGGATTGAAGTTGTTACGCATACTATAAATCTGGAGGTTAGAATCACAGTTGATAAAGTTGTACTTGCGGAAAGTATTGGCTTCTTGGGTTGTTGATAAATGTTAATCGAGTTAGAGGCACCCCTGCAAACATGAACAAATGATTTTTTTATCAGATTAAATTTGTCTATAAGGTGCCCTTTTTATCAAGTTAATGTTCATTATAGTTAACGCCATATATACTAATGTGTGGTTCTGCTACAGTGGCTGTTGCTTTTGGCCTATTGACCCTTGCCATGTTACAAAGGTAAGCAGGGCATTACTGTTTGTGAATATTGAATCCTGAAATTACCTAGTTAAGATGTTTAATTAGATTAGTGTCCCACCCATTTGTCCTCTAATCTTGAATAAGATTTTCGTTTGGTACTGCACTGCCTGCATTTTAGTTCAGGACCATCTGTTACACCGATGAATCCTTACTTAAACCAAAGTTTGCACATCGTGGTCAGCCCAAATTACTTCTCACAAGGACTGTTATTATGACTTCATGTGGACCTTTCAAAAATGTTTGTATGAGCAACTGTAAAAGCTAATCAAGATAATAGGCCTAAATGGTGGAGCTTAATCAATAAGCATCTGCATTTATAATCTACAAACTTCCTAAGATCTTGCTGGCCTCATCTTGCAAAAGCTTCCAAGCAGCATCCACATGTTTCTCCTCGGTCAGTGGTGCTCCAACGGCAAATCTCAAGACAAATTTTCCGGAAAGAACCTGTTGAAGAAAAAAGTACCACACAGGAAATCAGTGGATATTTATGCTTCATGAATACATATGGAGATCATTGAAGGATCTGCTAATAACCAACCGTATGTGATATGAAGATCTTTCCACTTGAGTTACAGGTATCCATTAGGCTGTAGTTAAGGTTACGGCCATTGTCATCCTCCGAAGTTGGGGGCAGAAGGCGGAAACACACAAGGGAAAAGTTCCTTGGAGTTACTACCTAAATTAGTGAAGTAAATAAGATCTCTATAAAATAGAGATTTCCAATGGAAGAAGAAAACATGATGTTCTTTTGAACTACAGAAACAGAGAGTTCCATAGT
The Triticum dicoccoides isolate Atlit2015 ecotype Zavitan chromosome 3A, WEW_v2.0, whole genome shotgun sequence genome window above contains:
- the LOC119269976 gene encoding putative F-box/LRR-repeat protein 23, producing the protein MPLSSSSRRRRGGRGGRRGRNAPTAPAAADETETRNWAELPLDAISAILHKLDHVDILMGAGQLCRSWRGAARDEPELWRRINMLGHADLEHELNFPGMAQAAVRRSAGRCEAFWCEYAADHDFLLYLADQAPSLKSLRLISCYDVFDDGLTEAIMKFPLLQELELSVCPNVDDSGVFGVIGKACPQLKRFRLCKDVFFDYEASEQEKDEEALGIATMHELRSLQLFGNSLTNKGLTAILDNCRHLESLDIRHCFNVTMDDALRAKCARISTLRLPNDSTDDYDFIVKSPIWRNSESFLGDYVGSDSDYELGSDDYDDYCDPSRYLDGVYEDELNDEARMLLRGMRMLMK